The Eleutherodactylus coqui strain aEleCoq1 chromosome 6, aEleCoq1.hap1, whole genome shotgun sequence genome window below encodes:
- the FLRT2 gene encoding leucine-rich repeat transmembrane protein FLRT2, whose protein sequence is MGPWTVLWPKDWVSFLKSWIVFVLGVSMQITLSKACPTVCRCDRNFVYCNERSLTSVPLGIPEGVTVLYLHNNQINNAGFPAELHNVQSVHTVYLYGNQLDEFPMNLPKNVKVLHLQENNIQTISRVALAQLLKLEELHLDDNSISTVGVEDGAFREAVSLKLLFLSKNHLSSVPVGLPFGLQELRLDENRIARISDQAFQNLTGLERLILDGNLLTNKGIADGTFSHLPKLREFSMVRNSLTSPPTDLQGTYLVKLNLQDNQINHIPVSAFAKLHKLERLDISNNRLQLLVKGVFDNLTNLKQLTARNNPWYCDCSIRWVTEWLKSLPAAINVRAFMCQGPEHFRGMAVRELNVNLLSCPTTTPGLFPVTQPPPTTALTTLPPTVFIPTPTTVPTVPTTTPSPEPTTVPEPEIVVIEKVTPSIRERLQLSIRFINDTSVQVSWLSFDSIVSYKITWVKMGHSLVEGIVHERIVGREKQHLSLLNLEPKSMYRICLVPLDAFNNYRAGEETVCIEAITKASLLNNGSNSPSSHEQTTTQSMGSPFLLAGLIGGAVIIVLVVLLSIFCWHMHKKGRYTSQKWKYNRGRRKDDYCEAGTKKDNSILEMTETSFQIVSLNNDQLLKGGFRLQPIYAPNGGITYTDCHIPNNLRYCNNSSVPDLEHCHT, encoded by the coding sequence ATGGGCCCGTGGACAGTACTTTGGCCCAAGGACTGGGTGTCATTTTTGAAGTCGTGGATTGTGTTTGTACTTGGGGTTTCCATGCAGATAACTCTCTCTAAGGCCTGCCCCACTGTGTGCCGATGCGACCGGAACTTTGTCTACTGTAACGAGCGGAGTTTGACCTCAGTGCCTCTTGGGATTCCGGAGGGTGTAACAGTGCTCTACCTCCACAATAACCAAATTAACAATGCTGGATTCCCTGCAGAACTGCACAATGTCCAGTCAgtgcatacagtctatctgtaTGGCAACCAACTGGACGAGTTCCCTATGAACCTCCCCAAGAATGTCAAAGTGCTTCACCTCCAAGAGAACAACATCCAAACCATCTCCAGGGTTGCACTTGCTCAGCTATTAAAATTGGAGGAGTTGCATTTAGATGATAACTCAATCTCCACTGTCGGTGTGGAGGATGGAGCCTTCCGGGAAGCAGTCAGCCTAAAACTGCTCTTCTTGTCGAAGAATCACCTGAGCAGCGTGCCAGTTGGACTTCCTTTTGGTCTGCAAGAGTTAAGATTGGATGAGAACCGCATTGCTCGTATTTCAGACCAGGCCTTCCAAAACCTGACCGGTTTGGAACGACTGATCCTAGATGGCAATCTCCTCACCAACAAAGGGATTGCCGATGGCACCTTCAGCCATTTACCCAAGCTTAGGGAGTTTTCCATGGTACGCAACTCTCTAACAAGTCCTCCTACTGATCTCCAGGGCACCTATTTGGTAAAGTTGAACCTGCAGGACAACCAAATCAACCACATCCCCGTATCAGCTTTTGCCAAACTGCACAAGCTCGAGAGATTGGATATTTCAAACAACCGACTCCAGTTGTTGGTTAAGGGAGTCTTTGACAACCTAACGAATCTGAAACAGTTGACTGCACGAAACAATCCCTGGTATTGTGACTGCAGTatccgatgggtgacagagtgGCTTAAATCTCTTCCAGCTGCTATTAATGTCCGTGCTTTCATGTGTCAGGGACCAGAGCATTTCCGGGGGATGGCcgtgagggagctaaatgttaaTCTACTCTCATGTCCGACCACCACTCCTGGCTTATTTCCTGTTACCCAACCTCCTCCAACCACAGCTCTGACTACCCTTCCCCCAACCGTGTTCATCCCTACCCCCACTACAGTACCTACAGTCCCAACAACAACCCCATCACCAGAACCCACTACTGTGCCTGAGCCGGAAATAGTGGTCATAGAGAAAGTTACCCCATCCATCCGAGAACGTCTCCAGCTCTCTATTCGTTTTATAAATGACACGAGCGTCCAGGTCAGCTGGTTGTCCTTTGATAGTATTGTGTCCTACAAAATCACGTGGGTCAAGATGGGGCACAGCTTGGTCGAGGGGATTGTGCATGAGCGTATAGTGGGTAGGGAGAAGCAACACTTGAGTTTATTGAACCTAGAACCCAAGTCCATGTACAGGATTTGTTTGGTTCCCTTGGACGCTTTTAATAACTACCGAGCAGGAGAAGAGACTGTATGTATCGAGGCCATCACCAAAGCTTCCCTGCTCAACAATGGCAGCAACAGCCCTTCCAGTCATGAGCAGACAACTACTCAGAGCATGGGCTCACCGTTTCTGCTGGCCGGGCTCATTGGGGGGGCAGTCATTATTGTACTTGTAGTCCTCCTCAGTATCTTCTGCTGGCATATGCACAAAAAGGGTCGCTACACATCTCAGAAATGGAAATATAACCGTGGGCGCCGGAAAGATGACTATTGCGAGGCAGGAACGAAGAAGGACAACTCAATCCTGGAGATGACGGAAACCAGCTTCCAGATAGTCTCCTTAAACAACGACCAGCTCCTTAAAGGAGGTTTCAGACTGCAGCCCATTTACGCCCCAAATGGGGGCATCACTTACACAGACTGTCACATCCCTAATAACCTGAGGTACTGCAACAACAGCAGCGTTCCAGATCTGGAGCACTGTCACACGTGA